In the Sphingomonas sp. LM7 genome, one interval contains:
- a CDS encoding alpha/beta hydrolase, giving the protein MASALALPANLTLVEISAAASAPWRDLFAGPAQAHIPYRAGTIAERNLLGVRLDEAVTRAEGAVLLVAEGASCFATAWWARLSPAPYVSRVAGALFFDPIEEEGESVESLLDTFASPRTRLPFPSIVLGREDKRSLLASRVRALADGWGSGVIAGSRSDASAPLRRTRSVIERFTAGVVAREVRTGRALIGRLRPID; this is encoded by the coding sequence ATGGCGTCTGCGCTGGCTCTTCCCGCGAATCTCACGCTCGTTGAAATCTCGGCGGCTGCGTCGGCACCGTGGCGCGATCTGTTCGCCGGGCCGGCACAGGCGCACATCCCCTATCGCGCGGGTACGATTGCCGAGCGCAACCTGCTCGGCGTCCGGCTGGACGAAGCGGTGACGCGGGCCGAAGGTGCGGTGTTGCTGGTCGCGGAAGGCGCAAGCTGCTTCGCGACGGCGTGGTGGGCACGGCTGTCGCCGGCGCCTTATGTCTCGCGAGTCGCCGGTGCGCTGTTCTTCGATCCGATCGAGGAAGAGGGCGAGAGCGTCGAGAGCCTGCTCGACACCTTCGCCTCGCCGCGCACCCGCCTGCCCTTCCCGTCGATCGTGCTGGGGCGTGAGGACAAGCGCTCGCTGCTGGCGTCGCGCGTCCGTGCGCTGGCGGACGGCTGGGGCAGCGGCGTGATCGCCGGCTCGCGCAGCGACGCCTCGGCGCCGTTGCGGCGCACCCGCAGCGTGATCGAGCGGTTCACCGCCGGCGTCGTTGCGCGCGAAGTGCGGACCGGGCGCGCGCTGATCGGGCGGCTGCGGCCGATCGACTGA
- a CDS encoding OsmC family protein — MTTRTATARYEGFGKDGKGRLDSPSGVLDATPYSFNTRFGDEKGTNPEELIAAAHAGCFTMALSFALAKAGFSEGSLETTAAVKLEQDGDGFTITHSDLTLKAEVPGISPEQFEALAAGAKANCPVSKLLKAEISLTHTLA; from the coding sequence ATGACGACTCGCACTGCGACTGCGCGCTACGAAGGTTTCGGCAAGGACGGCAAGGGCCGGCTCGACAGCCCGTCGGGCGTGCTCGATGCGACGCCCTACAGCTTCAACACCCGCTTCGGCGACGAGAAGGGCACCAATCCCGAGGAACTGATCGCGGCGGCGCATGCCGGCTGCTTCACCATGGCGCTGAGCTTTGCGCTCGCCAAGGCCGGGTTCAGCGAAGGCAGCCTGGAGACCACCGCGGCGGTCAAGCTCGAGCAGGACGGCGACGGTTTCACGATCACCCATTCGGACCTGACGCTCAAGGCGGAAGTGCCCGGCATCTCGCCGGAGCAGTTCGAGGCGCTGGCCGCGGGCGCCAAGGCAAACTGTCCGGTATCCAAGCTGCTCAAGGCCGAGATCAGCCTGACTCACACGCTTGCGTGA
- a CDS encoding glycine zipper 2TM domain-containing protein, whose translation MRAILLGLLAATAVAGCTDTGYGPRSASSDGYRNYDWNRPDPSYGGYNADRYYRDDRRYRERRVSRDERVYRGQDGRYYCRRSDGTTGLIVGGVAGGILGNLIAPGGSETLGTVLGAAAGAVAGRAVDRGSNDDVRCR comes from the coding sequence ATGCGCGCCATCCTGTTGGGATTGCTGGCCGCCACCGCGGTCGCCGGCTGTACCGATACCGGCTATGGGCCTCGCTCGGCGAGCAGCGACGGCTATCGCAACTATGACTGGAACCGGCCCGACCCGTCGTACGGCGGCTATAACGCCGACCGCTATTACCGCGACGACCGCCGCTATCGCGAACGCCGCGTGTCGCGTGACGAACGCGTCTATCGCGGCCAGGACGGGCGCTATTATTGCCGCCGTTCGGACGGGACGACCGGTCTGATCGTCGGCGGCGTCGCCGGCGGCATCCTGGGCAACCTCATTGCACCGGGCGGTTCGGAGACGCTGGGCACGGTGCTCGGCGCCGCGGCAGGCGCAGTGGCGGGACGCGCAGTGGATCGCGGATCGAACGACGACGTTCGCTGCCGTTGA
- a CDS encoding DUF3140 domain-containing protein — protein sequence MAKQDDHAQVYARFHEAVNMAPAEIEAWLDTEESRAVGFKRDGGESVGHASGRRIVQILRTHKADLDGGDYVHMRKVAGFVRRHLAQGPHQEHKIPGSRWRYSLMNWGHDPLKD from the coding sequence ATGGCGAAACAGGATGACCATGCGCAGGTCTATGCGCGCTTCCATGAAGCAGTGAACATGGCGCCGGCCGAGATAGAGGCTTGGCTCGACACCGAGGAGAGCCGCGCCGTCGGCTTCAAGCGCGACGGCGGCGAGAGCGTCGGCCATGCCTCGGGCCGGCGGATCGTGCAGATCCTGCGCACGCACAAGGCCGATCTGGACGGCGGCGACTATGTCCATATGCGCAAGGTCGCCGGCTTCGTGCGCCGGCATCTCGCGCAGGGGCCGCATCAGGAACACAAGATCCCCGGCTCGCGCTGGCGCTATTCGCTGATGAACTGGGGGCATGATCCGCTGAAGGATTGA
- a CDS encoding lysozyme — protein sequence MMTPSSACLSLVKEFEGCAKQQANGSFAAYPDPGSGGDPWTIGWGTTGPDVKPGVVWTQQQCDDRLTTDITSFAAKVSGVIGSATTSQHQFDAMVSFAYNVGIGNLSSSTLLKMHKAGDFTGAQGQFGRWNKAAGNVMAGLTRRRAAEAALYGS from the coding sequence ATGATGACACCAAGTTCTGCATGCCTATCGCTGGTCAAGGAATTCGAAGGCTGCGCGAAGCAGCAGGCAAACGGCAGCTTTGCCGCCTATCCCGATCCCGGATCGGGCGGCGATCCCTGGACGATCGGCTGGGGGACGACCGGCCCGGACGTGAAGCCAGGCGTAGTCTGGACGCAGCAGCAATGTGATGATCGCCTCACAACCGACATCACCAGCTTCGCTGCCAAGGTCTCGGGTGTGATCGGCAGCGCGACTACCAGTCAGCACCAGTTCGATGCGATGGTCAGCTTCGCCTACAATGTCGGGATCGGCAATCTGTCGAGCAGCACCTTGCTCAAGATGCACAAGGCCGGGGACTTTACCGGCGCGCAGGGCCAGTTCGGGCGCTGGAACAAGGCTGCGGGCAACGTCATGGCCGGATTGACTCGGCGCCGCGCCGCCGAGGCCGCGCTCTACGGAAGCTGA
- a CDS encoding TlyA family RNA methyltransferase: MAKQRADQMLVDRGLAESRTRAQALIMAGLVFAGDRKVDKPGQQLAEETVLDVRGRDHPWVSRGGIKLSHALDHFGWDVTGAVAIDVGSSTGGFTDVLLTRGAARVYAVDSGTNQLAWKLRQDPRVVVLEQTSARILTDAHIPEPIDIIVCDASFIGLAKVLETPFRFARPAARLAALIKPQFEAGRGEVGKGGVVRDPEVHDRVCREVADWVAAQGWQVLGITRSPITGPEGNVEFLIGAERGS; the protein is encoded by the coding sequence ATGGCCAAGCAGCGCGCCGATCAGATGCTCGTCGATCGCGGGCTGGCCGAGAGCCGCACCCGCGCGCAGGCGCTGATCATGGCGGGTCTCGTCTTCGCGGGCGACCGCAAGGTCGACAAGCCGGGCCAGCAATTGGCCGAGGAGACCGTGCTCGACGTGCGCGGCCGCGATCATCCCTGGGTGTCGCGCGGCGGGATCAAGCTGTCGCACGCGCTCGACCATTTCGGTTGGGACGTTACCGGTGCCGTCGCGATCGACGTCGGCTCGTCGACCGGCGGCTTCACCGATGTGCTGCTCACCCGCGGCGCGGCGCGCGTCTATGCCGTGGACAGCGGCACCAACCAGCTCGCCTGGAAACTCCGCCAGGACCCGCGCGTGGTCGTTCTTGAACAGACCAGCGCGCGTATCCTTACCGACGCACATATCCCCGAGCCTATCGACATCATCGTCTGCGATGCGAGCTTCATCGGCCTGGCCAAGGTGCTCGAAACGCCGTTCCGTTTCGCCAGGCCCGCGGCGCGGCTGGCGGCACTGATCAAGCCGCAATTCGAGGCGGGGCGCGGCGAAGTCGGCAAAGGCGGCGTGGTCCGCGACCCGGAAGTGCACGACCGCGTCTGCCGCGAAGTCGCCGACTGGGTCGCCGCGCAGGGCTGGCAGGTGCTCGGCATCACCCGGAGCCCGATCACCGGGCCGGAGGGCAATGTCGAATTCCTGATCGGTGCCGAGCGGGGCTCCTAA